A single window of Salvia splendens isolate huo1 chromosome 6, SspV2, whole genome shotgun sequence DNA harbors:
- the LOC121809893 gene encoding cysteine proteinase inhibitor 12-like yields MQVQEFKHVGDVPSFTSSDLGAKKEEDVAGWKSVPVHDPVVQDAAHHAVKTIQERSNSLLPYELSEIVHANAEVVESSAKFDMLLKVKRGGKEEKFKVEVHKNDEGGFHLNKMDADH; encoded by the exons ATGCAGGTTCAAGAGTTCAAACATGTTGGAGATGTGCCTTCCTTTACCTCATCCGACCTCGGCGCTAAGAAGG AAGAAGATGTGGCTGGCTGGAAATCAGTGCCGGTGCACGATCCTGTTGTGCAAGATGCGGCTCACCATGCTGTCAAGACCATCCAGGAGAGATCCAACTCTTTACTTCCTTATGAACTTAGTGAGATTGTACACGCTAATGCAGAG GTTGTTGAATCATCTGCCAAATTTGACATGCTTCTGAAAGTGAAGAGAGGTGGTAAAGAGGAGAAGTTTAAGGTTGAGGTGCATAAGAACGATGAAGGTGGTTTCCATTTGAACAAGATGGATGCTGATCACTAA